In Planococcus versutus, the DNA window GCAATATTTCGAGCGAAGATAAAAAATAGGTTTACAAATTTTATCATTTAAATAAAACAACTCAACCCAGAAAAGAAAACTCTTCTGGGTTGGGTTGTTTTTATATATCACGCATATATTTTATCACTTCAAGGATTTGGAGCTTTCGCCAAAGCGATTAGAAAAATTTTTGAGATTGATTTTTTATTATTTTCCTACTTTTGCAAAAGCTGCTAACACAGACGTTTTTAAATAATGGGACACCCCATTTTCATCGCATGTAAATTCCGTAACTTCATCTACTTGCGCTTTAATGTGATCTGATGCATTTTTCATTGCTACTGCATGACTGACATATTCAAACATTTTGATGTCATTATCACTATCTCCAATGGCTAGAGTTTCGCATCTTACTAAGTCGAACCGCTCCAGCATTTGCTCAATACCTGATGCTTTATTGATACCTGCAACCATGACTTCGGCGTTATGTGGAGAAGAAGGAGTCATCGAAAACTTCATGTCTTGTTGCAAATCCGCTAGTTCGGATTTCCACGCATCAATTTCGTCGCGAGTTCTAGCAAAAAAGTAAAATTTGGAAAAGTGATTTCCTGTAATCTCAGCTGTCCATTCAATGTCCTCTTTTATAGCTTTTTGTCGCGAAATCCATTCGTTGTTCTGAACAGAATCCGGCTTAGGCTCCCGAACTGCTGCTTCGACAAACGTTTTGTCTTGTTCTAGCACGATTCGTGAATGACCATGTGGAAAAAGTTCATAATACATTTTCTGCTGACGTGCTTTTTCAATGATGGTTTCTACCAACTCCAAAGAAAGTGCATGTTCAAAGATCACTTTCTCGCCAATATAGCCAGCCATGCCATTTGCGGTAATCATGCCATCTACTGCAAAGCCTTTTGGCAACATTTCTGCTAATTCATCTGCCGATCTACCAGTTGCAATGAAAACAAAAATGCCTTTAGTTCGTAGTTCGTCTATAACTTCTTTTGTTTCAATTGTCACTTTGTTCTGATGCGTCAAAATCGTTCCGTCCATATCCAAAAAGACGGCTTTTGGGTTAACACTCACTTTATTCCCTCCTGTTGTTACTTACACATGATACTTCCCAGTATACGACTAGCTTTTTCTAAACTCAATGAAAGCCGCATCGATCACTGTTTTAGAAGGATTAAAGCTATTACAAAAAGGCAGAAAATGTTAGAATAATAATAAGAGCAATTTTTAGATTTTTATTTATTTATGAAAATTATTTGTCTATGCTAATCGTTTAAAAAGTTCCGCGGCAGATGGAGGCTAAAATGAAACAAGTTTTTACCATTCAAAAAATATTAAATAATAATGTCGTGATTGCATATAATAATATCTACAAAGAAGTTGTATTAATCGGCAATGGACTTGGTTTTAATCGAAAAAAAGGAGATCTTGTTCCTTTTGATGAAGCTGATAAAACTTTTTTGTTAACAGATGAAAAAGAAATGGAACAGTACGTTAATTTGCTTCCTTATATTGAAGAAAAACTGATTTCTTTTATCCATGAACTGTTGCTTTTCATCGAAGAAAAAATGGAGAAAGAACTAAATGAGCATATTCACGTAGCTTTGACTGATCACATCGCTTTTGCTATTAATCGTGCTAAAAAAGACATTCAGTTTTCCAATCCTTTTCTATTTGAGATTGAATCTTTGTATCCAAAAGAATACTCGGTCGCTAAAGACGTTGTTCAAAAAGTTGAGACCCAAACTGATGTTCTTTTTCCAGAAGGCGAGATTGGTTTTATTGCTCTTCATATTCACAGCGCCGTGACGGACAAGTCCTTGCGTGACATCAACCGCTACCACTCCTTACTATCAAAATTGGTCACTATCATTCAAGATAGCCTGGATATTCGCTTGGAAAAAAACAACATCGACTATCACCGCTTAATTCAACACCTTCACCGAGCAATTGATCGCGCCGATAAAGGCACTCCTGTCGGTGAAGAAAATAAATTGGCTGCTATGTTGAAAAATGAATATCCTATATGCTATAATCTTGCTTGGAAGCTCATAAAAGTAATGCAAAATCAATTGAATAAGCCCGTAGATGAATCAGAAGTCATGTATTTGACGATTCATTTGCAACGCTTGACACATAAATTCTAACCATACGTGTTACTGATTCGATCAGGCATGAGTATGAAAAGATGAAAATTAGAACAAATAGGACAAAACTGCCCTTTTGCTCATTTTCCTCTTTTCTACTCATGTCTTTTTTTATCGCGTCAACGTGCTTCTTTTATTCAACGGAGCTATTCAATTATTTTTACTCATTCACCCTATAGAGGAGGAAATTACATGTCACTCAATTTGTTCGGTACTTTGCAAAAAGTTGGTAAAGCCTTAATGCTTCCTGTTGCACTCTTACCTGCCGCTGGTATTTTGTTGGCTTTTGGTACGAGTTTTGCACAAGAATCATTTTTGGAAGCGGTTCCTTTTATGGGAGCTAACTGGATTCAGCAATTATTATTTGTTATGGCAGAAGCTGGTGGCGTTGTTTTCGACAACTTACCTTTACTGTTTGCAGTAGGTGTTGCCATTGGCCTTGCCGGTGGTGATGGTGTTGCCGGACTCGCTGCGATCATCGGTTACTTAATCATGAATGTTACCATGAAAGCCTTTGGTGGAATTACCCTTGAAATGACTAGTGACCCGGCATACGCCAACGTACTAGGAATTCCAACGCTACAAACGGGTGTGTTTGGCGGTATTATCGTCGGTATTTTAGCAGCCTTTTTGTACAATAAGTTCTTCAATATTCAATTACCGCAGTTTTTAGGATTTTTTGCAGGGAAACGATTTGTTCCTATCATTACTGCTTTTTCAGCCGTTTTCCTCGGAATTGTGATGTTTATGGTTTGGCCATTTGCGCAAAGTGGATTAAACACACTTTCTCATTTCATGTTAGAAACTAACCGCACACTTGCGGCGTTTGTATTCGGTGTTATTGAACGTTCGTTAATTCCATTTGGTTTGCACCATATTTTCTACTCTCCTTTTTGGTTTGAGTTTGGTCAATATACTAGTGCTGCTGGTGAAATCATCCGTGGTGACCAACGTATTTTCTTTGCACAACTACAAGATGGAGTAGATTTTACAGCTGGTACATTTATGACGGGTAAATTTCCATTCATGATGTTTGGTCTTCCAGCTGCTGCACTTGCTATTTACCACACTGCACGTCCTGAGAAAAAGAAAATCGTCGGAGGCATCATGGCTTCTGGTGCGTTAACTTCATTTCTTACAGGGATTACAGAACCACTTGAATTTACGTTCTTATTTGTTGCTCCTGTGTTGTTCGGAATTCATGCTGTTTTCGCAGGTCTATCGTTTATGACGATGCATTTGCTCGATGTTAAAATTGGCATGACATTTTCTGGCGGATTGATCGACTTCTTGCTCTTTGGTGTGCTGCCTGGTAGAACCGAATGGTTCTGGGTCATCGTGGTCGGATTGGTCTTCTCGTTTATTTATTATTTCGGTTTCCGTTTCGCGATTTTGAAATTCAATTTGATGACACCAGGACGCGAAGAAGATGAAGAAGATGAAGAAGTAGGTGAAATTGGTGAATTGCCATATGAAATTCTTGCAGCTATGGGCGGAGAAGAAAACATCAAGCATTTAGACGCTTGTATTACACGCTTACGTGTCAGTGTTGAAGATAAAGGCAATGTCGATAAAAAACGATTGAAAAAGCTTGGAGCTTCAGGTGTTATGGAAATTGGCAATAACATTCAAGCAATTTTCGGACCGGTTTCGGATAGTTTACGAGGACAAATGCAAGACATTATTGATGGCAAATCGCCACGACCTGCTAAAAAGATAAACGTTTCCGCTGAAGAAACTAGTAGAACAGCTACACCTTTAGAATTTAATAATCCAATAACAGGTGAGCTTCTACCAATTTCCGAAGTGCCCGATCAAGTGTTTTCTGGAAAAATGGTAGGCGATGGATTTGCGATCAAACCAACAGAAGGAAAAGTCTATTCTCCTGTAAATGGTAAAGTTGTTACGGTTTTTCCGACTAAGCATGCCATTGGGATTGAGGCAGATAACGGCACGGAAATTCTAATTCACATTGGGATTGATACAGTGAATTTGAAAGGTCAAGGCTTTACTTCGCATATTGAACAAGGTGACTTGGTTGAACAAGGTCAGCTTTTGATGGAAATGGACTTGGCTTATATTGCTGAAAACGCAGCATCGATCATTACACCTATCGTCTTTACCAACCTTGAAGAAAGACAATCAATCAAACTTAAGAAATCTGGTGGTGTTGTAGCTAAAGATACGGACATCGTAAAAATTATTAATGGCGAATCTGTCGTTTGATGTAAGATCAATCTATAAAGCCCGAACGCATTTGGACAATCTCCAAATGCGTCCGGGCTTTTTATCTAGTGAATCTGACCTCTATGTTTTGTTCGGAATTGACGCTTTTAACTAGTCCACTTGTCTGCTATTCTTATTTGAAAAAGAAAAGAGAGGAGGCTACTCATTATGCAAAAAACTACTAGCCATTCTTCTTCGGCTAATTCACGTACACTTGATTTGATTTTAAGCTCGATGGCGATTGCACTTGTTTTTGTCGCTACGTTGTTGTTAAACATTCGTCTTCCCATTGCTGCAAATGGTGGGCTTGTCCACCTGGGTACAGCTATGCTCTTCATCATCGCCATTTTATTTGGACCTAAAAAAGGATTGATTGCTGGCGCAGTTGGCATGGGCTTGTTTGACTTGGTTTCAGGTTGGACGTTATGGGCACCTATCACAATTTTGGCACGGGGTCTGCAAGGGTATATGGTTGGCCGAATTGCTTGGTCTGGCAATAGAAATGGAGGCAGTACAACGTTTAATATTATTGCCTCTGCAGTTTCCATTCCATTCATGATCGCCATTTACTATGTTGGCGAAGCCATTATTTTTAGTAGCTGGATCATTCCTGCCGCTTCTATTCCCGGAAACATCGTTCAAAACGTAGTTGGATTAGTCATCGCAATTCCTGTAGCGGTTGCATTAAAGAAAACACCTTTTTTCAACTAATCTCTTTTTCTAGAATGACAAAAGCCCTTTCATCATTAAAGATGAAAGGGCTTTTTGAAACTTATGGTTTATATTTCGATGGTGTTTTTTTCATCTAATTTTAATGTTTTTGCCGTTGACGCATGAATTTCTTTAAGAAGTTCGGGATTCTCAGACAAAGAGACACCATAAGAAGGGATCATTTCTTTGATCTTTGGTTCCCATCCGTCTACTTGTTCTGGGAAACATCTGCGGAAAATTTCAAGCATTGCATGAACCGCTGTAGATGCACCAGGAGATGCTCCTAGCAATGCAGCAATTGAACCGTCAGCAGCGGTGACAATTTCTGTTCCAAACTGAAGCGTTCCTTTGCCTTTGTCTGTATCTTTAATCACTTGTACACGTTGTCCTGCAACTACTACATCCCAGTCTTCTAGTTTTGCAGTCGGGATGAATTCACGTAATTCTTCTACACGTTTTTCATTGGATAACAAGACTTGTTGAACCAAATACTTTGTTAAAGACATTTCTTTTGCTCCCGCAGCCAGCATTGTGAAAACGTTGTTTGGTTTTACAGAGCCGATCAAGTCCATATTCGATCCTGTTTTTAGGAACTTCGGTGAGAAGCCTGCAAATGGCCCGAATAACAATGATTTCTTGCCATCAATAAAGCGTGTATCTAAATGCGGTACGGACATTGGCGGAGCACCAACTTTTGCTTTTCCGTATACTTTTGCATGATGTTGCTCAACAATTTCAGGATCGTTGCACACTAAGAATAGTCCACTAACTGGGAATCCGCCTACATGCTTAGATTCTGGAATACCTGTTTTTTGTAACAATGGCAAACTTCCGCCACCGCCGCCGATAAAGACAAAGTCTGCATTATGGTATTCGATTTTGTTGTTTTCAAG includes these proteins:
- a CDS encoding ECF transporter S component; protein product: MQKTTSHSSSANSRTLDLILSSMAIALVFVATLLLNIRLPIAANGGLVHLGTAMLFIIAILFGPKKGLIAGAVGMGLFDLVSGWTLWAPITILARGLQGYMVGRIAWSGNRNGGSTTFNIIASAVSIPFMIAIYYVGEAIIFSSWIIPAASIPGNIVQNVVGLVIAIPVAVALKKTPFFN
- the glcT gene encoding glucose PTS transporter transcription antiterminator GlcT, which produces MKQVFTIQKILNNNVVIAYNNIYKEVVLIGNGLGFNRKKGDLVPFDEADKTFLLTDEKEMEQYVNLLPYIEEKLISFIHELLLFIEEKMEKELNEHIHVALTDHIAFAINRAKKDIQFSNPFLFEIESLYPKEYSVAKDVVQKVETQTDVLFPEGEIGFIALHIHSAVTDKSLRDINRYHSLLSKLVTIIQDSLDIRLEKNNIDYHRLIQHLHRAIDRADKGTPVGEENKLAAMLKNEYPICYNLAWKLIKVMQNQLNKPVDESEVMYLTIHLQRLTHKF
- the ptsG gene encoding glucose-specific PTS transporter subunit IIBC, whose protein sequence is MSLNLFGTLQKVGKALMLPVALLPAAGILLAFGTSFAQESFLEAVPFMGANWIQQLLFVMAEAGGVVFDNLPLLFAVGVAIGLAGGDGVAGLAAIIGYLIMNVTMKAFGGITLEMTSDPAYANVLGIPTLQTGVFGGIIVGILAAFLYNKFFNIQLPQFLGFFAGKRFVPIITAFSAVFLGIVMFMVWPFAQSGLNTLSHFMLETNRTLAAFVFGVIERSLIPFGLHHIFYSPFWFEFGQYTSAAGEIIRGDQRIFFAQLQDGVDFTAGTFMTGKFPFMMFGLPAAALAIYHTARPEKKKIVGGIMASGALTSFLTGITEPLEFTFLFVAPVLFGIHAVFAGLSFMTMHLLDVKIGMTFSGGLIDFLLFGVLPGRTEWFWVIVVGLVFSFIYYFGFRFAILKFNLMTPGREEDEEDEEVGEIGELPYEILAAMGGEENIKHLDACITRLRVSVEDKGNVDKKRLKKLGASGVMEIGNNIQAIFGPVSDSLRGQMQDIIDGKSPRPAKKINVSAEETSRTATPLEFNNPITGELLPISEVPDQVFSGKMVGDGFAIKPTEGKVYSPVNGKVVTVFPTKHAIGIEADNGTEILIHIGIDTVNLKGQGFTSHIEQGDLVEQGQLLMEMDLAYIAENAASIITPIVFTNLEERQSIKLKKSGGVVAKDTDIVKIINGESVV
- a CDS encoding malate:quinone oxidoreductase, encoding MDNQQKNKNIILIGAGVMSATLGAMLKELAPNWNIKVFEKLEKAGSESSNEWNNAGTGHAALCELNYTPEQADGSIDIKKASSINEQFQLSRQFWSFLVQNKRIENPEDFIMSIPHMSWVQGDNNVQFLNKRFEALSKSPLFKGMEYSADPSKLTEWIPLIMEGRTSTEAMAATKIDSGTDVNFGALTKMLFEYLDEEQVEMNYNHTVKDIKRNDDSTWEVKVQDLENNKIEYHNADFVFIGGGGGSLPLLQKTGIPESKHVGGFPVSGLFLVCNDPEIVEQHHAKVYGKAKVGAPPMSVPHLDTRFIDGKKSLLFGPFAGFSPKFLKTGSNMDLIGSVKPNNVFTMLAAGAKEMSLTKYLVQQVLLSNEKRVEELREFIPTAKLEDWDVVVAGQRVQVIKDTDKGKGTLQFGTEIVTAADGSIAALLGASPGASTAVHAMLEIFRRCFPEQVDGWEPKIKEMIPSYGVSLSENPELLKEIHASTAKTLKLDEKNTIEI
- a CDS encoding HAD family hydrolase, coding for MSVNPKAVFLDMDGTILTHQNKVTIETKEVIDELRTKGIFVFIATGRSADELAEMLPKGFAVDGMITANGMAGYIGEKVIFEHALSLELVETIIEKARQQKMYYELFPHGHSRIVLEQDKTFVEAAVREPKPDSVQNNEWISRQKAIKEDIEWTAEITGNHFSKFYFFARTRDEIDAWKSELADLQQDMKFSMTPSSPHNAEVMVAGINKASGIEQMLERFDLVRCETLAIGDSDNDIKMFEYVSHAVAMKNASDHIKAQVDEVTEFTCDENGVSHYLKTSVLAAFAKVGK